From Chitinophagales bacterium, the proteins below share one genomic window:
- a CDS encoding T9SS type A sorting domain-containing protein: MKKNPLDIVTKRNNSNYKNGTFRVPLRYCLVTDILPAKPLISAMNTLYKLPCFAILFIFSVCTYGQVSSYSFGSSVGLYSSVSGGAGTVIVAITADDDNFGTFPIGFTFNYNGNDYTTFGINANGFISLGAVPVTSNNAISSGLTNNVISAFNNDLYGVTPGAQISYQTSGAAGSRVLTIEWTNWGFFSSGGGNEFNFQIKLLEGTNKIQFVYGSCPGITSQNLQVGIRGATNADFNNRTTSVSWAATTAGTTAGATCTYNIAVKPLPGETFEWTPPIPSPKTVVTITSVQQTGNAAPATINNTILRVDIPVNGSLGTLTLSSITIISKNTNDADISVNGVKVWIGNSSGPTTQIGSGQSFSSGSATLTGLSSVLISGVNYVWITFDIKISAVVNDILDARINTGGITIIASGGANNPGSVPAIALNPGGNKTVNYCTPFTTEGGCGGDKISAFTFSGINYSGGGCVSSPGYADIGTTASTTQGVTSTFTLTLGDADDYAKIWIDFNDNASFEDAGELVYSGGPGTTLSGSIAISLTAAAGTHRLRIRNNLSALPSSSCSSDQTFGETKDFRITIATAVNCSGTPSSSSTLSSINPSCNSVPFTLSLSTSYVNIGITFQWQTSINGSSYTSIPGATNASYTTSQNTATYYRCQVGCSFSGLSILSTPLQVTMSPFNVCYCVPGGSDCSQDDNITNVTFGGINKSSACSVNGYANYTSSTATATQGTNPAISVTVGNGGTEYVSIWVDFNHNGFFDANERTYLGSGSGQTLNSNISIPITALTGITGMRVRVEYSAEPVDPCVAFTNGETEDYSINITPCTSFTFYADSDGDTFGNPSVAQSACAAPAGYVANNTDCNDNNATVHPGASESCNGIDDNCNGTTDEGIATSVFYADADGDGYGTPSMSLQRCAAPAGYVSDNSDCNDANASVHPGAAEVCGNGTDDNCNGQVDEGCVLYTYYADADNDGYGNSGSSILSLSPTPPGGYVADNTDCNDANMNVHPNAAEVCNGIDDNCNGQTDEGVKTTFYADADGDSYGNSNTTIQSCSQPPGYVANNTDCNDGNASVHPNASEICNGIDDNCNGQTDEGVKTTFYADADNDTYGNANVTIQSCSQPPGYVFNSGDCNDGNGNIYPGAVEVCNGVDDNCNGQTDEGIVSASVNPSGAIAICAGSTVTLQANTGSGLTYQWNKDGIPVSGATSSSFIASAAGSYTVTVFSGSCSATSSATTITINPLPTATITPSGTVTVCPKVNQTFTANTSGGYSYQWIKGSTNISGATKSSYTTSVKASYSVIITDANGCKATSPKTTLANYIVSVKITNTGNLNICSTGSVILNAQVVTGYSFQWYIDKNPIAGATNSTYTATQPGTYKYLATTPDGCTKYSKTKTVVGCRLDAMVAENSFSLFSVYPNPSSGSFRITLQLKDEGNTSAVVKIYNALNQIVYADNSQVINGGLEKNITFPAAIPSGVYFISLAFEGKFYTGQIVYQK, translated from the coding sequence GTGAAAAAAAATCCATTAGATATAGTAACAAAACGCAATAATTCGAATTATAAGAATGGAACCTTTCGAGTTCCTTTGCGGTATTGCCTGGTAACAGATATTCTTCCTGCCAAACCCCTTATTTCTGCAATGAATACACTCTACAAACTGCCTTGTTTTGCAATTTTATTTATTTTTTCTGTCTGTACCTATGGCCAGGTATCCTCTTACTCATTTGGCTCTTCTGTTGGGTTATATTCATCTGTCTCAGGAGGTGCCGGAACGGTAATAGTTGCTATTACGGCCGATGACGATAACTTCGGCACATTTCCTATCGGTTTTACATTTAATTATAACGGAAATGACTATACTACCTTTGGCATCAATGCGAATGGATTTATCAGCCTGGGTGCTGTTCCTGTTACGAGTAATAACGCCATAAGCTCCGGCCTTACCAATAATGTAATTTCAGCATTTAATAATGACCTATACGGAGTAACTCCCGGTGCTCAAATTTCCTATCAAACAAGCGGGGCAGCAGGCAGCAGAGTGCTCACAATTGAATGGACAAACTGGGGATTTTTCAGTTCAGGGGGTGGAAATGAGTTTAATTTTCAAATAAAGCTATTGGAGGGAACCAATAAAATTCAGTTTGTATACGGATCTTGCCCGGGTATAACTTCTCAAAATTTACAGGTTGGAATTCGTGGTGCTACCAATGCAGATTTCAATAACAGAACTACCTCTGTAAGCTGGGCTGCTACCACTGCGGGTACTACCGCAGGTGCTACCTGTACTTACAATATCGCAGTAAAGCCTTTGCCCGGTGAAACTTTTGAGTGGACTCCCCCAATTCCTTCACCAAAAACGGTAGTCACCATAACGTCTGTACAACAAACGGGGAATGCAGCACCGGCAACAATAAACAATACCATTTTAAGAGTTGATATTCCGGTGAACGGATCTTTGGGAACATTAACACTTTCATCCATAACCATCATATCTAAAAATACTAATGATGCAGATATTTCTGTAAATGGGGTTAAAGTCTGGATCGGTAATTCCTCTGGCCCTACCACTCAAATAGGAAGCGGACAATCATTTTCTTCGGGATCGGCAACTTTAACTGGCCTGTCGTCAGTTCTGATCTCAGGGGTAAATTACGTCTGGATCACTTTTGATATAAAAATTTCAGCAGTTGTAAATGATATTCTGGATGCCAGAATAAATACCGGCGGCATTACCATAATTGCATCAGGTGGTGCTAACAACCCGGGATCTGTTCCTGCCATTGCTTTAAATCCTGGTGGAAATAAAACGGTAAACTATTGCACCCCGTTTACCACGGAAGGTGGTTGTGGAGGAGATAAAATCTCAGCATTCACTTTTTCAGGAATTAATTATTCAGGAGGCGGCTGTGTTTCCAGTCCTGGTTATGCAGATATCGGAACTACTGCCTCTACTACGCAAGGTGTTACCAGCACCTTCACACTTACGCTTGGAGATGCCGATGACTATGCAAAAATCTGGATTGATTTTAATGACAATGCTTCTTTCGAAGATGCAGGCGAGCTGGTTTACAGCGGTGGCCCCGGTACTACACTTAGTGGTTCTATTGCCATATCACTTACAGCTGCGGCGGGCACGCACCGGTTAAGAATACGCAATAACCTTTCTGCATTGCCTTCATCCAGCTGTTCCTCTGATCAAACCTTTGGAGAAACTAAAGATTTCAGAATAACTATAGCTACAGCTGTCAACTGCAGCGGCACACCTTCATCAAGCTCCACGCTGAGCAGCATAAATCCTTCATGCAATTCCGTTCCTTTCACTTTATCATTAAGTACATCTTATGTAAATATTGGAATTACATTTCAATGGCAAACTTCTATCAATGGATCATCGTATACTTCAATTCCGGGTGCGACAAATGCATCTTATACTACTTCGCAAAATACTGCCACCTATTATCGCTGCCAGGTAGGTTGCTCTTTTTCGGGACTTTCCATATTGTCAACACCATTGCAGGTTACTATGAGCCCCTTCAATGTTTGTTACTGCGTTCCGGGAGGCTCTGATTGCTCTCAGGACGATAATATCACTAATGTAACTTTTGGGGGAATAAATAAGAGCTCTGCCTGCTCTGTAAATGGATATGCCAATTACACGTCCTCGACGGCAACAGCTACACAAGGCACCAATCCTGCAATCTCAGTAACTGTAGGCAACGGGGGAACAGAATACGTGAGCATCTGGGTTGATTTTAATCATAACGGTTTTTTCGATGCAAATGAACGAACCTATCTCGGCAGTGGAAGTGGTCAAACGCTTAATAGCAATATCAGTATTCCGATCACTGCCCTTACCGGGATTACAGGGATGCGGGTGCGCGTGGAATATTCAGCAGAACCTGTGGATCCGTGCGTTGCCTTTACCAATGGTGAAACGGAAGATTATAGCATTAACATAACGCCGTGTACGTCCTTTACTTTTTATGCTGATAGTGATGGAGACACTTTTGGAAATCCTTCAGTAGCTCAATCAGCCTGTGCTGCACCTGCAGGATATGTTGCCAATAATACAGACTGCAACGATAACAATGCCACCGTTCATCCCGGTGCATCGGAGAGCTGCAACGGCATTGATGATAACTGTAATGGTACGACAGATGAAGGTATTGCAACATCTGTCTTTTATGCTGATGCCGATGGGGATGGCTATGGCACTCCTTCTATGAGCCTGCAGCGTTGTGCCGCCCCGGCAGGTTATGTATCTGATAACTCGGATTGCAATGATGCAAATGCATCAGTTCATCCCGGTGCAGCGGAAGTTTGCGGTAATGGAACTGATGACAACTGCAATGGGCAGGTTGATGAAGGATGCGTTCTTTATACATATTATGCTGATGCAGATAATGACGGATATGGCAACTCCGGCAGTTCTATCCTGAGCTTGTCTCCTACTCCACCGGGGGGTTATGTAGCAGATAATACGGATTGTAATGATGCAAATATGAACGTGCATCCCAATGCTGCAGAAGTTTGTAATGGCATCGATGATAATTGCAATGGTCAAACGGATGAAGGTGTAAAGACCACGTTTTATGCCGATGCAGATGGGGACAGTTATGGTAATTCAAATACAACGATTCAGTCATGCAGCCAGCCTCCTGGCTATGTTGCAAATAACACAGATTGCAATGATGGTAATGCCAGTGTACATCCAAATGCTTCGGAAATATGCAATGGCATCGATGATAATTGCAATGGTCAAACGGATGAAGGTGTAAAGACCACGTTTTATGCCGATGCCGACAATGATACTTATGGAAATGCAAACGTAACGATTCAGTCATGCAGCCAGCCTCCTGGCTATGTTTTCAACAGTGGGGATTGTAATGATGGCAACGGAAATATTTATCCCGGAGCGGTGGAAGTATGCAATGGTGTGGATGATAACTGCAATGGGCAAACTGATGAAGGTATTGTTAGCGCATCTGTTAATCCTTCAGGCGCCATAGCGATTTGCGCCGGAAGCACAGTTACGCTGCAAGCCAATACCGGATCCGGGTTGACGTATCAATGGAATAAGGATGGAATTCCTGTTTCAGGGGCAACTTCATCAAGCTTTATTGCCAGTGCCGCCGGATCGTACACTGTCACCGTTTTCTCAGGTTCATGCTCCGCTACCTCATCTGCAACCACTATAACTATAAATCCCTTGCCAACTGCAACCATCACTCCTTCCGGAACTGTAACGGTATGTCCAAAAGTCAATCAAACCTTTACAGCTAATACTTCAGGCGGATACAGTTATCAATGGATAAAAGGATCCACCAACATTTCGGGAGCTACCAAAAGCTCGTATACTACTTCTGTTAAGGCTTCTTATTCTGTAATCATCACTGATGCCAATGGATGTAAAGCCACGAGTCCCAAAACCACCTTAGCCAACTATATTGTATCTGTAAAAATTACTAATACAGGAAATTTGAATATATGTTCAACGGGCTCTGTTATTTTGAATGCACAAGTGGTTACAGGATATTCGTTTCAATGGTATATAGATAAAAATCCTATTGCAGGAGCCACTAATTCTACGTACACCGCAACCCAGCCGGGAACTTATAAATATTTAGCCACTACTCCGGATGGTTGCACCAAATATTCTAAAACAAAAACCGTAGTCGGTTGCAGGTTAGATGCGATGGTGGCGGAGAATTCATTCAGCCTTTTTTCTGTATACCCAAATCCTTCCAGTGGAAGTTTTAGAATCACGCTTCAATTAAAGGATGAAGGAAATACGAGCGCTGTAGTGAAAATTTACAATGCTTTGAACCAGATAGTGTATGCTGATAACTCACAGGTCATTAATGGCGGTTTGGAAAAAAATATAACGTTTCCTGCTGCTATTCCCTCTGGAGTATACTTTATAAGTTTGGCGTTTGAAGGCAAATTTTACACAGGTCAGATAGTCTATCAGAAATAA
- a CDS encoding Omp28-related outer membrane protein codes for MKRIILITGYLILCLPASILFAQARKYVLFEHFTNSSCPPCAALNPGFESSILDANKSTVRGIAYHGWWPVNNDPMYLSNTSQNADRINYYGVTGVPTVIEMGSKKNASPGAYSQIDVDAQLAVSTSVKIEVADTAYGTLHNVFVTVSSVGDPTSAGTIHLRTAVIERTVFYNGDNGETVFPNVMRLMLPDTDGELLTLPANGSDTTFYFTYTQDSAWNPSELAIVAFVQDDFSKEVFNCGSSFDPTANVVNNENVTSAGMPGIVSDFSLQAENSGKETENYRYSISSNAPSDWSATFMVNGVTYSDSAFITIEPGQSLPITVDVTPGTTPGFAQYTLTATSVSHPEDDAVSNTVYVISGITDLVVNNDGNKGDGEAENASHWESVYLQGLSTSGSTTYTSMGSGIATKASSESSLAGVKNIFYNVGWTFPALTEEWAQQLENFMNAGGNLFISGQDIGWDISADPSAGGHASPLLQDFYTNYLFAQFIGDGDLTNRPLTANPVDPVFGSLGTITLINYYGNYFYPDQIAPAGIGTPIFYYNNDTNKVAGVRADNGTFKVVYIAPGPEMMSSLTRDNVIKAAYDWFYGITGIEQVNNASVLIGQNYPNPSDEFTSILLGNLTNDYTFILTDVAGRIMLTKNVSSNASLIEINTSSLPQGIYFYCLQNGKEHSASKSLQVIH; via the coding sequence ATGAAAAGAATTATCCTTATAACCGGTTACCTGATTTTATGTCTTCCTGCAAGCATCCTTTTTGCACAGGCCAGAAAATACGTTTTATTTGAACATTTCACCAACTCCAGCTGTCCTCCCTGCGCTGCATTGAACCCCGGGTTTGAATCATCCATACTTGATGCCAACAAAAGCACAGTAAGGGGCATCGCCTATCACGGATGGTGGCCCGTGAATAATGACCCCATGTATCTATCCAATACATCGCAAAATGCCGATCGTATTAATTATTATGGTGTCACCGGCGTTCCTACCGTTATTGAGATGGGCAGTAAAAAAAATGCTTCTCCAGGAGCATATTCTCAAATTGATGTAGATGCACAATTAGCTGTTTCTACTTCAGTAAAAATTGAGGTCGCAGATACTGCTTATGGCACCTTGCACAACGTTTTTGTAACAGTGAGTTCAGTCGGAGACCCTACGTCTGCCGGAACCATTCACCTTCGTACAGCAGTAATTGAGAGAACAGTATTTTATAATGGGGATAACGGGGAAACTGTTTTTCCAAATGTTATGAGGCTGATGCTTCCTGATACAGATGGTGAGTTGCTTACTCTTCCTGCCAATGGCAGTGATACCACTTTTTATTTTACCTATACTCAGGATTCTGCATGGAACCCTTCAGAACTTGCAATAGTGGCTTTTGTTCAGGATGATTTCAGTAAAGAAGTGTTTAACTGCGGTTCCTCTTTCGATCCGACAGCGAATGTAGTCAATAATGAAAATGTAACAAGTGCCGGTATGCCCGGAATAGTTTCGGATTTTAGCTTACAAGCGGAAAACAGTGGAAAAGAAACCGAAAACTACCGGTATTCTATTTCCTCTAACGCTCCCTCGGACTGGTCGGCAACCTTCATGGTTAATGGAGTTACTTATTCCGATTCTGCTTTTATAACAATTGAGCCTGGTCAGTCTCTGCCTATTACTGTTGATGTGACGCCCGGAACAACTCCCGGCTTCGCACAATACACGCTTACTGCAACGTCCGTTTCCCATCCTGAAGATGATGCTGTAAGCAATACTGTATATGTGATCTCTGGTATCACCGATCTTGTTGTAAATAATGATGGTAATAAAGGAGATGGAGAGGCAGAAAATGCATCTCATTGGGAATCCGTGTATCTCCAGGGATTAAGTACTTCGGGTTCGACCACATATACCTCGATGGGCTCGGGAATAGCCACCAAGGCAAGCAGCGAAAGTTCGCTGGCTGGTGTAAAGAACATTTTTTATAATGTAGGCTGGACGTTCCCCGCTCTTACGGAAGAATGGGCACAGCAATTAGAAAACTTTATGAACGCCGGAGGCAATCTTTTTATCAGCGGGCAGGACATTGGCTGGGACATTTCAGCTGATCCATCTGCCGGCGGACATGCTTCTCCTCTTTTACAGGATTTTTACACCAATTACCTGTTTGCACAGTTTATTGGTGATGGCGACCTCACTAACAGGCCATTGACAGCCAATCCAGTTGATCCTGTGTTTGGCAGTTTGGGTACCATCACTCTTATTAATTATTATGGCAATTATTTTTATCCTGATCAGATTGCACCTGCTGGCATTGGAACACCTATATTTTATTATAATAACGACACGAATAAAGTTGCGGGGGTCCGGGCAGATAACGGGACTTTTAAAGTAGTGTATATTGCTCCGGGTCCTGAAATGATGTCATCCCTGACACGGGATAACGTGATAAAAGCGGCCTACGATTGGTTTTACGGCATTACAGGAATAGAACAAGTGAACAACGCTTCTGTATTGATTGGTCAGAACTATCCAAATCCGAGTGATGAATTCACTTCTATCCTTTTAGGAAATCTGACCAATGATTATACATTCATTTTGACTGATGTTGCCGGAAGGATAATGCTGACTAAAAATGTTTCCAGTAATGCTTCATTAATCGAAATCAATACTTCATCATTACCGCAGGGAATTTATTTCTATTGTTTACAGAACGGAAAGGAACACAGTGCATCGAAATCGCTGCAGGTGATACATTAA
- a CDS encoding AAA family ATPase, whose translation MKILKIKIKNINCLRCEWEINFQAPPLSEAGLFAITGPTGSGKSTILDAITLALFNKIPRFESNIISKNFIEKAGSILTRNETDCFVEVDYSCKKGSYRSKWSVAKNKRGGLRANDMELVNAVTSEIIVSGNKEVPIKNAELIGLNYDQFIKSILLSQGEFAKFLKSDKNERGKLLEDITGMSIYREIGKRAFEKSKEKNEGIKTKVDIIESEEGQLLTQEREDKLENLIHTINDEINNKETCHSKIKKAIEVKINVEQIEEEIKNYNNEEKQITGNLEIFRQQHAQRISRHEQLLPYLNEIRNYISGNDSIKKFNEEIKNEETQLKNKKDEVSKTLNSISKLINSKVEAQNAIKALTDYRDQVIYHVTKKIAVEKALNEQKLKIVSHLKKPALVQYKNYESGERISELNSKVCNELSAVSANVDILIKQNRINPEKLSSHIELLREKLRATEDLKFQVENFTENREKQKENENAILETAELIKKQEPQLEKIIERKNKVSSKITEVRDKREKKLREKNLEEERQHLKQGEPCPLCGSPHHPYIHEYFNNNSELTKELQDLENERNRYENEIQDLQSEISVNSGRLQALQKEKMVIENEMVSQQNKIAVRKKQLAIEKVGNVHTLEASIAKIENEIKSVAELEKLILTKNDLHEFKKEVDVYTQRLNEYAKAKKEVESRYTGTNIRGDCDTLSSPLNKLNDEIQTSEGKINSYKTQMDQLNRQQLKSENILKPTLSSFGYSDILSSFKDILPDAEFNNLKYQLSSFDGNLKRVQALIENANERKKQLLPNDDSTKTKEQLSEELAEMIQTLNHAKQNLLEYRAEKIQNVTRKNRIIKLKEQVDETRQANLKWELLCKHIGDATGKNFSTFAQGLTLKKLIILANERLKKLNDRYLLDIPRSEEDDDLTIIDTYLGEERRSVKTLSGGETFIVSLALALALSDLASRNVKIESLYIDEGFGSLDPESLDLAISTLEQLQIESNKTIGIISHIESLKERIETQIQLEKGSNGFSKILIAGI comes from the coding sequence ATGAAGATCTTAAAAATTAAGATTAAAAATATTAACTGCCTGAGGTGCGAGTGGGAAATCAATTTTCAAGCACCTCCCCTTTCAGAAGCAGGCTTGTTTGCTATTACAGGCCCAACCGGCTCCGGCAAATCCACCATTCTTGATGCAATTACACTGGCGCTATTCAACAAAATACCGCGCTTTGAATCAAATATTATTTCTAAAAATTTCATTGAAAAAGCAGGCTCTATACTTACAAGAAATGAAACAGATTGTTTTGTAGAGGTAGACTATAGCTGCAAAAAAGGATCTTACCGCTCGAAGTGGTCTGTAGCAAAAAATAAAAGAGGTGGTCTTCGCGCAAATGACATGGAGCTCGTTAATGCGGTAACGAGTGAAATAATTGTTTCAGGTAATAAGGAAGTACCCATCAAGAATGCAGAACTGATTGGCCTTAACTATGACCAGTTTATAAAGTCAATACTGTTATCGCAGGGGGAGTTTGCAAAATTTTTGAAATCGGATAAAAATGAACGTGGTAAACTTCTGGAAGATATTACAGGAATGAGTATTTACAGGGAGATTGGGAAAAGAGCCTTTGAAAAGTCTAAAGAAAAAAATGAAGGGATTAAAACAAAAGTTGACATTATAGAATCGGAAGAAGGCCAGCTGCTAACCCAGGAAAGGGAAGATAAGTTAGAAAATTTAATTCATACAATAAATGATGAAATCAATAACAAAGAGACGTGCCACTCTAAGATTAAAAAAGCAATCGAAGTAAAAATAAATGTTGAGCAGATAGAAGAGGAAATAAAGAATTACAACAATGAAGAAAAGCAAATAACGGGCAATCTCGAAATCTTCAGGCAGCAGCATGCGCAACGTATCAGCAGGCATGAGCAGCTGTTGCCTTATCTTAATGAAATAAGAAATTATATCTCCGGCAATGATTCAATAAAAAAATTTAATGAAGAGATTAAAAACGAGGAGACGCAATTAAAGAATAAAAAAGATGAAGTAAGTAAAACCTTAAATTCTATAAGCAAGCTTATTAATTCGAAAGTTGAAGCACAAAATGCAATTAAAGCTTTGACCGATTATCGTGACCAAGTAATATATCATGTCACAAAAAAAATTGCTGTTGAAAAGGCATTAAACGAACAAAAATTAAAAATTGTAAGCCATCTTAAGAAGCCGGCGCTTGTTCAATATAAAAATTATGAAAGTGGGGAAAGGATTAGCGAGTTAAATTCGAAAGTCTGTAACGAGCTTTCTGCAGTTTCAGCCAACGTTGATATATTAATAAAACAAAATAGAATAAACCCTGAAAAATTAAGCAGCCACATTGAGTTGCTGAGAGAAAAATTGAGAGCAACAGAGGATTTAAAATTTCAGGTAGAGAATTTTACTGAAAACCGTGAAAAACAAAAGGAAAACGAAAATGCAATACTCGAAACTGCGGAGCTGATTAAAAAACAAGAGCCTCAACTTGAAAAAATTATAGAACGAAAAAATAAGGTCAGCTCAAAAATTACAGAGGTAAGAGATAAGCGTGAAAAAAAATTAAGAGAAAAAAATCTTGAAGAAGAGAGGCAACATTTGAAGCAGGGAGAACCTTGCCCTTTATGTGGCTCGCCTCATCATCCATATATCCATGAGTATTTTAATAACAATTCTGAGCTTACAAAGGAGCTGCAGGATTTAGAGAATGAGAGAAACAGGTATGAAAATGAAATACAAGACTTACAAAGTGAAATTAGTGTCAATTCCGGAAGATTGCAGGCGCTGCAAAAAGAAAAAATGGTAATTGAGAATGAAATGGTGAGTCAGCAGAATAAAATTGCAGTGCGTAAAAAGCAGCTTGCCATAGAAAAAGTGGGTAATGTGCATACGCTGGAAGCTTCGATAGCCAAAATTGAGAATGAAATAAAATCTGTTGCTGAATTAGAAAAATTGATTTTAACAAAAAATGATTTGCATGAATTTAAAAAAGAGGTTGATGTATACACTCAACGTCTTAATGAATATGCGAAAGCAAAGAAAGAAGTAGAATCACGTTACACAGGAACCAACATACGCGGAGATTGCGATACATTAAGCAGCCCGCTTAATAAGTTAAACGATGAAATTCAAACAAGCGAAGGAAAAATAAATTCATACAAAACGCAAATGGATCAATTGAATAGGCAACAGCTGAAGAGTGAAAATATCCTGAAACCCACACTTTCGTCTTTTGGCTATAGTGATATTCTATCGTCATTCAAAGATATTCTTCCTGATGCAGAATTTAATAACCTGAAATATCAACTATCATCTTTTGATGGAAACCTTAAAAGGGTGCAGGCGCTTATTGAAAATGCGAATGAAAGAAAAAAGCAGCTTCTTCCAAATGATGACTCAACAAAAACAAAAGAACAGTTATCAGAGGAGCTTGCTGAGATGATACAAACACTTAATCATGCTAAACAAAACCTGTTGGAATACCGGGCTGAAAAAATTCAAAACGTAACGAGAAAAAACAGGATCATTAAACTAAAGGAACAAGTTGATGAAACGAGGCAGGCAAACCTTAAGTGGGAGCTTCTCTGTAAACATATTGGCGACGCTACCGGAAAAAATTTCAGCACTTTTGCACAGGGCCTAACATTAAAAAAATTAATTATCCTGGCCAACGAACGCTTAAAAAAGCTTAACGACAGGTATTTACTGGATATTCCCCGGAGTGAAGAAGATGATGACCTAACAATTATAGACACCTACCTGGGTGAGGAAAGAAGGTCCGTAAAGACGCTTTCCGGTGGCGAAACTTTCATAGTTAGCTTAGCCCTGGCCCTGGCTTTATCAGATCTGGCTTCAAGAAATGTGAAGATCGAAAGTCTTTATATCGATGAAGGGTTCGGCAGCCTCGATCCTGAATCACTCGACCTTGCTATTTCCACGCTTGAACAGTTGCAAATAGAAAGTAATAAAACGATAGGAATTATATCTCATATTGAATCCTTAAAAGAAAGAATAGAAACCCAAATACAATTGGAAAAAGGCAGTAATGGATTCAGCAAGATTTTGATTGCAGGTATCTAA